In Streptomyces sp. P3, one DNA window encodes the following:
- a CDS encoding endonuclease/exonuclease/phosphatase family protein, translating into MPSKKSARLAALIVAAVCSAASTVALSAPAHAETVAVHDIQGTTRISPYAGKAVTGVAGIVTGVRTYGSSKGFWIQDPNPDADPATSEGVFVFTGSAPKVAVGDLVTVTGTVSEFVPGGTSTGNQSITEITKSTVTVVSSGNAVPAATVVNARSVPAAYTPAGDAAAANSINGLTLRPRSYALDYYESLEGMNVQVADARVVTATDPHTELWVTVKPRENTSRRGGTLYGSYTSQNTGRLQIQSLGATADFPVANVGDTLTGVTAGPLDYNQFGGYTLVANSIGTLKSGGLQRETTQKQKNGELAVATYNVENLDPSDATFEEHAAAIVNNLKSPDIVSLEEIQDNNGATNDGTVAADVTVGKLIDAIVAAGGPKYDWRSIDPVNNADGGEPGGNIRQVFLFNPQRVSFTDRAGGDSTTAVAVSQVRGKAQLSASPGRIAPADAAWASSRKPLAGEFVFRGRTVFVIANHFNSKGGDQGLTSQYQPVARSSEVQRHQQATLVNAFVKDILDVQKNADVVALGDINDFEFSGTAQILEGDGALWSAIKSLPRSERYSYDYQGNQQVLDQILVSPSIRRGCGLEYDSVHINSEFHDQISDHDPQVLRFEP; encoded by the coding sequence TTGCCGAGCAAGAAGTCCGCGCGTCTCGCCGCGCTCATCGTCGCCGCAGTATGTTCCGCGGCCTCCACCGTCGCCCTGTCCGCACCCGCGCACGCGGAGACAGTGGCCGTTCACGACATCCAGGGCACGACCCGGATATCACCGTACGCCGGCAAGGCGGTCACGGGTGTGGCCGGAATCGTCACCGGCGTGCGCACCTACGGTTCGTCCAAGGGGTTCTGGATCCAGGATCCGAACCCGGACGCCGACCCGGCCACCAGTGAGGGCGTCTTCGTCTTCACCGGCTCCGCTCCCAAGGTCGCCGTCGGCGACCTGGTCACGGTCACCGGCACGGTGTCGGAGTTCGTGCCCGGCGGCACGTCCACCGGCAACCAGTCGATCACGGAGATCACCAAGTCGACGGTGACGGTCGTCTCCAGCGGCAACGCGGTCCCGGCGGCGACCGTCGTGAACGCGCGGTCGGTACCGGCCGCCTACACTCCGGCCGGTGACGCCGCGGCGGCCAACTCGATCAACGGCCTGACGCTGCGGCCCCGTTCGTACGCCCTGGACTACTACGAGTCCCTCGAGGGCATGAACGTCCAGGTCGCCGACGCCCGCGTGGTGACGGCCACCGACCCGCACACCGAGCTCTGGGTCACGGTGAAGCCGCGGGAGAACACCAGTCGGCGCGGCGGCACGCTGTACGGCTCCTACACGTCGCAGAACACCGGCCGGCTGCAGATCCAGTCGCTCGGCGCGACGGCCGACTTCCCCGTCGCGAACGTCGGCGACACCCTCACCGGAGTCACCGCGGGCCCGCTGGACTACAACCAGTTCGGCGGCTACACGCTCGTCGCCAACTCGATCGGCACGTTGAAGAGCGGCGGTCTGCAGCGGGAGACGACGCAGAAGCAGAAGAACGGCGAGCTGGCGGTCGCGACGTACAACGTCGAGAACCTCGACCCGTCGGACGCCACGTTCGAGGAGCACGCCGCCGCGATCGTGAACAACCTGAAGTCGCCGGACATCGTGTCCCTGGAGGAGATCCAGGACAACAACGGCGCGACGAACGACGGCACGGTCGCCGCCGACGTCACGGTCGGCAAGCTGATCGACGCGATCGTGGCCGCCGGTGGCCCGAAGTACGACTGGCGCTCGATCGACCCGGTGAACAACGCGGACGGCGGCGAGCCGGGCGGCAACATCCGTCAGGTGTTCCTGTTCAACCCGCAGCGGGTGTCCTTCACCGACCGCGCGGGCGGCGACTCCACCACGGCCGTCGCCGTCTCCCAGGTGCGCGGCAAGGCGCAGCTCAGCGCCTCCCCCGGCCGGATCGCCCCCGCCGACGCGGCCTGGGCGAGCAGCCGCAAGCCGCTGGCCGGCGAGTTCGTCTTCCGCGGCCGCACGGTCTTCGTGATCGCCAACCACTTCAACTCCAAGGGCGGCGACCAGGGGCTGACCTCGCAGTACCAGCCGGTGGCGCGCAGCTCGGAGGTCCAGCGCCACCAGCAGGCGACGCTGGTCAACGCGTTCGTCAAGGACATCCTCGACGTGCAGAAGAACGCGGACGTCGTCGCGCTCGGCGACATCAACGACTTCGAGTTCTCCGGCACGGCGCAGATCCTCGAGGGCGACGGCGCCCTGTGGTCGGCGATCAAGTCGCTGCCCCGCAGCGAGCGTTACAGCTACGACTACCAGGGCAACCAGCAGGTCCTGGACCAGATCCTGGTGAGCCCGTCGATCCGGCGCGGCTGCGGCCTCGAGTACGACAGCGTGCACATCAACTCGGAGTTCCACGACCAGATCAGCGACCACGACCCGCAGGTGCTGCGCTTCGAGCCGTGA
- a CDS encoding alkaline phosphatase PhoX gives MSLTRRDFARQSALTGAGVALAGSVGALASAPNALAATDADHTADASRETAANAHHGVGYGPLLPDPDGLLALPAGFKYRVITYSGRTRLESGEITPSNHDGTAAFCGPRGATLLVNNHELKGPRSGWQYPVPLTEGLVYDPAASGGCTVVEVRPGGHVAEWVGIAGTSTNCAGGTTPWGTWLTGEETEDKAGQNGMTKDHGYVFEVDPADRRANRAPEPVKAFGRYAHEAVVIDPRRGHAYLTEDASGPNGLLFRWTPPAGFHHGRGRLRTLADDAGVLQAFKCFDSNGKFVDDLSRATKTGTVYGVDWVDVPDRDARTVPVRKQFTAGQVTRARKLEGMWWADGGTYIVSSYARDESPVQHDGAVWFYDPKRRTLTLKVLLGVNPDPSVDGAFDGPDNITVSLYGGLVIAEDGEGVQHLFGATDSGRTYPIARNELNIGTEDEPEYSEFTGVTFSPDGHTLYANIQTPGIMLAITGPWKRHKR, from the coding sequence ATGTCGCTCACCCGCAGAGACTTCGCCAGGCAGTCCGCGCTCACCGGCGCCGGAGTCGCGCTGGCGGGCAGCGTCGGCGCCCTCGCCAGCGCGCCGAACGCCCTCGCCGCCACGGACGCCGACCACACCGCGGACGCGTCGCGCGAGACGGCGGCCAACGCGCACCACGGGGTCGGCTACGGACCGCTGCTCCCCGACCCGGACGGCCTCCTCGCGCTGCCCGCCGGGTTCAAGTACCGCGTCATCACGTACAGCGGCCGGACCAGGCTGGAGTCCGGCGAGATCACCCCGTCCAACCACGACGGCACCGCCGCCTTCTGCGGCCCGCGCGGCGCGACCCTGCTCGTCAACAACCACGAGCTGAAGGGACCGCGCTCCGGCTGGCAGTACCCCGTGCCGCTGACCGAGGGCCTGGTCTACGACCCGGCGGCCTCGGGCGGCTGCACGGTCGTCGAGGTGCGCCCCGGCGGGCACGTCGCCGAGTGGGTCGGCATCGCCGGCACCTCCACCAACTGCGCGGGCGGCACCACCCCCTGGGGCACCTGGCTCACCGGCGAGGAGACCGAGGACAAGGCCGGCCAGAACGGCATGACCAAGGACCACGGCTACGTCTTCGAGGTCGACCCCGCCGACCGCCGCGCCAACCGCGCCCCCGAGCCGGTCAAGGCGTTCGGCCGCTACGCCCACGAGGCCGTCGTCATCGACCCCCGGCGCGGCCACGCCTACCTCACCGAGGACGCCTCGGGACCCAACGGCCTGCTCTTCCGCTGGACCCCGCCGGCCGGCTTCCACCACGGCCGCGGCAGGCTGCGCACCCTCGCCGACGACGCGGGCGTGCTGCAGGCCTTCAAGTGCTTCGACTCGAACGGAAAGTTCGTCGACGACCTCTCCCGCGCCACGAAGACCGGCACGGTGTACGGCGTCGACTGGGTCGACGTCCCCGACCGCGACGCCCGCACGGTGCCCGTCCGCAAGCAGTTCACCGCCGGGCAGGTCACCCGCGCCCGCAAGCTCGAGGGCATGTGGTGGGCCGACGGCGGCACGTACATCGTCTCCTCCTACGCCCGTGACGAGAGCCCCGTACAGCACGACGGCGCCGTGTGGTTCTACGACCCCAAGCGCCGCACACTGACCCTGAAGGTGCTGCTCGGGGTGAACCCCGACCCGTCCGTCGACGGCGCCTTCGACGGCCCCGACAACATCACCGTCTCCCTCTACGGCGGCCTGGTCATCGCCGAGGACGGCGAGGGCGTCCAGCACCTCTTCGGAGCCACCGACAGCGGCCGCACCTACCCCATCGCCCGCAACGAACTGAACATCGGCACCGAGGACGAGCCGGAGTACAGCGAGTTCACCGGCGTCACCTTCTCGCCCGACGGCCACACCCTGTACGCCAACATCCAGACGCCCGGCATCATGCTGGCGATCACCGGGCCGTGGAAGCGCCACAAGCGGTAA
- a CDS encoding DUF3618 domain-containing protein gives MTDRTPAGLRRQIERTGRQLGSAAGELVARADVRGRAGTRAADLLDRAGAVSVQLRSTASEARRHVRERAGRPGHARDGRASRASALAAAAQLPSRRTAYAGHTARAAHIARPPRAAHADVRFGPRRPRRVMLAGAAAVTLVAAGAIGRGRIRR, from the coding sequence ATGACGGACAGGACGCCTGCCGGCCTGCGTCGGCAGATCGAGCGAACCGGACGGCAACTGGGTTCTGCGGCAGGGGAGTTGGTGGCCAGAGCTGATGTGCGGGGCCGCGCGGGCACCCGTGCCGCCGACCTGCTGGACCGGGCCGGCGCGGTGAGCGTGCAGCTGCGCAGCACGGCGTCCGAGGCCAGGCGGCACGTGCGGGAACGGGCGGGCCGTCCCGGTCATGCGAGGGACGGGCGCGCGAGCCGTGCGAGCGCTTTGGCGGCCGCCGCGCAGTTGCCGTCACGCCGCACGGCGTACGCCGGGCACACCGCACGCGCCGCGCACATCGCACGCCCACCGCGCGCCGCGCACGCCGACGTCCGGTTCGGGCCGCGGCGTCCGCGGCGGGTGATGCTCGCGGGTGCGGCGGCCGTGACGCTGGTCGCGGCCGGGGCGATCGGGAGGGGCCGGATCAGGCGGTGA
- a CDS encoding helix-turn-helix domain-containing protein, with protein MLDVTVIEDPEAAAASLDPIRARLLAELAAGPASAAMLAGKVGLPRQKVNYHLKALERHGLVELAGERRKGNVTERLMRATAASYVISPLALAQVQPDPDRFRDQLSARWMLALGARLVRDVGSLITGAAKARQRLATFALDGEVRFASAAERAAFIQELTAGVGALIRKYDAPDAEGGRDHRIVVAVHPRVKDRQQTPELNR; from the coding sequence ATGCTGGACGTCACCGTGATCGAGGACCCCGAGGCCGCAGCCGCCTCCCTGGACCCCATACGGGCCCGACTGCTCGCCGAGCTGGCCGCCGGACCCGCGTCGGCCGCGATGCTGGCCGGGAAGGTCGGGCTGCCGCGGCAGAAGGTGAACTACCACCTCAAGGCGCTGGAGCGGCACGGCCTGGTCGAGCTGGCCGGCGAGCGACGCAAGGGCAACGTCACCGAGCGGCTGATGCGGGCGACCGCGGCGTCGTACGTGATCTCGCCGCTCGCCCTCGCCCAGGTGCAGCCCGACCCGGACCGCTTCCGTGACCAGCTCTCCGCCCGGTGGATGCTCGCCCTCGGCGCCCGGCTGGTCAGGGACGTCGGTTCGCTGATCACCGGGGCCGCCAAGGCCCGCCAGCGGCTGGCGACCTTCGCTCTGGACGGCGAGGTGCGCTTCGCGTCGGCGGCCGAACGGGCCGCTTTCATCCAGGAGCTGACGGCCGGTGTCGGCGCGTTGATCCGCAAGTACGACGCGCCCGACGCGGAGGGCGGCCGCGATCACCGGATCGTCGTCGCCGTGCATCCGAGGGTCAAGGACCGGCAGCAGACCCCCGAACTGAACCGATAG
- a CDS encoding SRPBCC domain-containing protein, which translates to MSKEFEIVSEFEVDATPEQVWEAVTHGTGAYLWPMDPPEPRVGGAAAFGSTVTAWDPPHHLTVRSEDVGFGVQSVNQLEHVIEARDGGKRAWVRYVHSGVFTDDWDNQYDGAAKHTDFYLHTLREYLTHFAPRPVTFASAEGPGASATSEAFGAVGLALGLSADDAQGDRVTVRGPQEFDAVLDYRNPYFLGLRTATALIRVFGRGRWGAPVGVSVHDFAPDADAEATGKAWQGWLNGVFSRP; encoded by the coding sequence ATGTCCAAGGAATTCGAGATCGTCAGCGAGTTCGAGGTCGACGCCACCCCGGAGCAGGTGTGGGAGGCCGTCACGCACGGCACCGGCGCCTATCTGTGGCCGATGGACCCGCCCGAGCCGCGGGTGGGCGGCGCCGCCGCCTTCGGTTCGACCGTCACCGCCTGGGACCCGCCGCACCACCTCACCGTCCGCAGCGAGGACGTCGGGTTCGGCGTCCAGAGCGTGAACCAGCTCGAGCACGTCATCGAGGCGCGCGACGGCGGCAAGCGGGCCTGGGTGCGCTATGTGCACAGCGGCGTCTTCACGGACGACTGGGACAACCAGTACGACGGTGCGGCCAAGCACACCGACTTCTACCTGCACACCCTGCGCGAGTACCTCACGCACTTCGCACCCCGCCCGGTGACCTTCGCCTCGGCCGAGGGACCCGGGGCGTCGGCCACGTCCGAAGCGTTCGGCGCGGTCGGCCTGGCGCTCGGCCTCTCGGCGGACGACGCCCAGGGCGACCGGGTGACCGTGCGCGGGCCGCAGGAGTTCGACGCCGTGCTGGACTACCGCAACCCGTACTTCCTCGGACTGCGCACCGCAACCGCCCTCATCCGTGTGTTCGGCCGCGGTCGCTGGGGCGCCCCGGTCGGCGTCAGCGTCCACGACTTCGCGCCGGACGCCGACGCCGAGGCGACCGGGAAGGCGTGGCAGGGCTGGCTGAACGGCGTGTTCAGCCGGCCCTGA